From Vigna radiata var. radiata cultivar VC1973A unplaced genomic scaffold, Vradiata_ver6 scaffold_23, whole genome shotgun sequence, the proteins below share one genomic window:
- the LOC106778505 gene encoding two-component response regulator ARR18 isoform X1: MDERICISEEEKSESSRPSSASLIRRKRSFFDLNEEAVDDGDGSTSDDPISNNEISSQEGNLSSNNNSSDEGKERGTAVRQYVRSKMPRLRWTPDLHLAFVHAVDRLGGQERATPKLVLQLMNVRGLSIAHVKSHLQMYRSKKLDESGQVLSQNRAMQGRHSIFDMYGRLNAPRHFVVDNRNYVPSSLLMEQSPYQISAHSSSVSLCRLHPTGFLNNHHMMIRSSSVWDKDLCNYQYQRSSCSPNFTGHAKFDAEVGDVKNGMAEFLNEVQERKQGEMKGEYEKSFLEVNLSKDDAESEEEINTRLSLSLFTSSSSNDKDDSHVESFCLQRSRLG; this comes from the exons atgGATGAGAGAATTTGTATATCTGAGGAAGAAAAGAGTGAAAGTAGCAGACCCTCTTCTGCAAGTCTTATTAGAAGAAAACGTTCATTCTTCGATTTGAATGAAGAAGCTGTGGATGATGGAGATGGTAGCACCAGTGATGATCCCATCAGTAACAATGAGATATCATCTCAAGAGGGTAATTTGAGTAGTAACAATAACTCAAGTGATGAAGGGAAAGAGCGTGGAACTGCTGTTAGGCAATATGTTCGGTCCAAAATGCCAAGACTCCGTTGGACCCCTGATCTTCATTTAGCTTTTGTGCATGCTGTTGACAGGCTTGGTGGACAAGAAA GAGCAACCCCCAAGTTGGTTCTCCAGTTGATGAATGTGAGAGGACTTAGTATTGCACATGTAAAGAGCCATTTACAG ATGTATCGAAGTAAAAAGCTTGATGAGTCTGGCCAAG TTTTGTCTCAGAATAGGGCAATGCAGGGAAGGCACAGTATTTTCGATATGTATGGAAGACTCAATGCCCCACGGCACTTTGTGGTTGATAACAGAAATTATGTTCCATCATCTCTGCTCATGGAACAATCACCTTATCAGATCAGTGCTCACTCTTCAAG TGTTTCTCTCTGTAGATTACACCCGACAGGGTTTTTGAATAATCACCACATGATGATAAGATCTAGTTCAGTGTGGGACAAAGATCTGTGTAATTATCAGTATCAGCGTAGTTCTTGCAGTCCTAACTTCACTGGCCACGCCAAGTTTGATGCCGAG GTTGGTGATGTGAAAAATGGAATGGCAGAATTCCTTAATGAGGTGCAAGAAAGGAAGCAAGGTGAAATGAAAGGTGAATATGAGAAGAGTTTTTTGGAGGTGAATTTAAGTAAAGATGATGcagaaagtgaagaagaaattaATACAAGACTGTCTCTTTCACTGTTCACTTCATCATCCTCAAATGATAAAGACGATAGCCATGTTGAGAGTTTTTGTTTACAAAGGAGTCGTTTGGGCTGA
- the LOC106778505 gene encoding two-component response regulator ARR18 isoform X2 yields MDERICISEEEKSESSRPSSASLIRRKRSFFDLNEEAVDDGDGSTSDDPISNNEISSQEGNLSSNNNSSDEGKERGTAVRQYVRSKMPRLRWTPDLHLAFVHAVDRLGGQERATPKLVLQLMNVRGLSIAHVKSHLQMYRSKKLDESGQVLSQNRAMQGRHSIFDMYGRLNAPRHFVVDNRNYVPSSLLMEQSPYQISAHSSRLHPTGFLNNHHMMIRSSSVWDKDLCNYQYQRSSCSPNFTGHAKFDAEVGDVKNGMAEFLNEVQERKQGEMKGEYEKSFLEVNLSKDDAESEEEINTRLSLSLFTSSSSNDKDDSHVESFCLQRSRLG; encoded by the exons atgGATGAGAGAATTTGTATATCTGAGGAAGAAAAGAGTGAAAGTAGCAGACCCTCTTCTGCAAGTCTTATTAGAAGAAAACGTTCATTCTTCGATTTGAATGAAGAAGCTGTGGATGATGGAGATGGTAGCACCAGTGATGATCCCATCAGTAACAATGAGATATCATCTCAAGAGGGTAATTTGAGTAGTAACAATAACTCAAGTGATGAAGGGAAAGAGCGTGGAACTGCTGTTAGGCAATATGTTCGGTCCAAAATGCCAAGACTCCGTTGGACCCCTGATCTTCATTTAGCTTTTGTGCATGCTGTTGACAGGCTTGGTGGACAAGAAA GAGCAACCCCCAAGTTGGTTCTCCAGTTGATGAATGTGAGAGGACTTAGTATTGCACATGTAAAGAGCCATTTACAG ATGTATCGAAGTAAAAAGCTTGATGAGTCTGGCCAAG TTTTGTCTCAGAATAGGGCAATGCAGGGAAGGCACAGTATTTTCGATATGTATGGAAGACTCAATGCCCCACGGCACTTTGTGGTTGATAACAGAAATTATGTTCCATCATCTCTGCTCATGGAACAATCACCTTATCAGATCAGTGCTCACTCTTCAAG ATTACACCCGACAGGGTTTTTGAATAATCACCACATGATGATAAGATCTAGTTCAGTGTGGGACAAAGATCTGTGTAATTATCAGTATCAGCGTAGTTCTTGCAGTCCTAACTTCACTGGCCACGCCAAGTTTGATGCCGAG GTTGGTGATGTGAAAAATGGAATGGCAGAATTCCTTAATGAGGTGCAAGAAAGGAAGCAAGGTGAAATGAAAGGTGAATATGAGAAGAGTTTTTTGGAGGTGAATTTAAGTAAAGATGATGcagaaagtgaagaagaaattaATACAAGACTGTCTCTTTCACTGTTCACTTCATCATCCTCAAATGATAAAGACGATAGCCATGTTGAGAGTTTTTGTTTACAAAGGAGTCGTTTGGGCTGA